CTGAAGCCCATGGTGGTTTTGGTCAACAAGCCTCAtcttacaaaaaaagacaacaccaATAACATCGACAACTTATAAAACttgcaattcttttttttttaaagtcaagtcaaacatGACAGACACAAGCCAAACACGTATTGACACAAGAACaattgtttgcattttctcttttgttgCTACAGTCCCCGACGCTGTATGCTCAGTCGTTAAATTCCAAATAATTTAAACAAGCAAGACACACGCATGCTTGGTAATtgataatttttttgaaagatgTGAAATATGTAATTGCGCATCTGCTGCAGTTGGCGCATAGTTCAGCCACTCACAAGAAAAATCAGGATTGTGTAACAAGAGACGTCTGTTTTGACCAAGGGGAGTCAAAAAAATCCTCTCTTGACTGAAATAAAGCCACAAAAAATGGCCCATGAcagaccaaaaaataaaatctttggAAATCATTCTCCTTTTAAGTGTGCCAGTGACAAGACAGCTGATGAAGTCGCTTGTGGTCATCCTCATACAAAATTCAGAGATGATAGCAAATCGTTTCCAAAGGCGAtgttgggaaagaaaaaaaaaaaaagacgcatACCATGCAGTCAGGTTGTGTGCTTTACTCTCCTCATTTCTCGATTCCCTTTTCATTTCTGCTCCTCGAGTTCCCGTTTGACCTCTGCAACATACTGGTGATCTTTCCCATGAGCCACCTCCATAATGGCCAGTGCCTGCACACATGAAAACATGACATTCACATGTTGCTTTTAAACTTCCGCCATTTATTCAAACGCAGTGCAACACCAGCCCCGGAGTTTGTTCTAATACCTTCTTCAGAGCTTTGACTCCTTGTGTCTTCTTCTCCAGCCCCAAATACAAGCGACCCAGCTTCAGATACATGGACGCCACGTTCAGAGAGTAGGCCCGGGTAGTGCACGCTGCAGAGAGTAAACGCTATCAAATTACTGTCCACtatcattaggtacactggcGGTATCTGATGAGATCTGCCTTCAGCGGTTTGATAGCAAGATTTTCACAAACATTGCGGTACAGTGCAGACCAAGCTCTGCCCTTTTGAAGCGAACTCAGTAAGCAGCTCTCAGTACAAATATCCAAAATGATTAAGCAAGTGGTTCTACCTGTATGGGTGTATGATCTTCTCTCCGTAGTTCATGGCTCCGTCCCAGTCCTGCATGTAGAGGCAGACGCCCATGGCCTGATACATCATGTGCAGCATGTAGACGTTGGTGTCTGCAAATATGGTGCCCATTTTCTCCTGGCTGAGTTCACACATCTCCAGCAACTCGCTCGGGCATGCCAGAAAGTCAAGGAGTCACGAGTGAAGTTAAGcgaacaaaatggaaaaatgtgaCGATGAAGGAAAAGGATATTCTTGTAATGTTTTGCTCTCCTGAACTCctcaatgacatttttggcGTATCGGACCATGGCTCGGATTTCTTCTGGCTCGGGTGCTCCGGAGCTCATCTTGCGGATTTCCATCTTCTCTTTGTCCTATGAAGCAAGAGAGAGCACAACAAGACTTTATATCATACCCCTTAAtggtggggagaaaaaaattcaaacgaTCTATCTgggtgtctttttttgttgttgttgtaaataTCCAAAACCTTATTTAAACAAGGTTGTGTGGAGTTTTGATATCCGTAATGTGGGCAGACACTCGTACCTTTGACTCCGTTGTGCACTCTGTACACTGGCACGTGAAAAAGTAGGAATCCAACAACCTTTCCTTTCGGTCCTCTGTGGGGTAGAGCAAGTCGATGTAACTGTTAAAGACCTAAGGAAAGACAATAAACAGCAGTCAATGCGAAATGAACTGCATTCTGGCTAGATGTGATGGAGTACGCCTGTGAGTAGATGCTTGCCTCCTCTCTGGGGCTGATCTCCTTGACAGCTCTTACTTCTGCCACGGTGCCCTTGTAGGTGACAATGACATTTGGGCTGCAGCTGTGGTTCATCAGTGCTACACTGGGAGGAATCGCATCAGGACATTCAGCGGAGAATAGCCAAGGAAGGCCGACTACTTGATTTAACACAGAaccatctctttttttttttttttaagctgtcAAGCTCTGTTGCCAAATATGGAACAAGTCCTGCACTTT
The window above is part of the Syngnathus acus chromosome 3, fSynAcu1.2, whole genome shotgun sequence genome. Proteins encoded here:
- the smyd2a gene encoding LOW QUALITY PROTEIN: N-lysine methyltransferase SMYD2-A (The sequence of the model RefSeq protein was modified relative to this genomic sequence to represent the inferred CDS: deleted 1 base in 1 codon) is translated as MKNEGIEGTELFVSPDTGRGLRALRHFAVGELVFACPAYSYVLTESERGAHCEHCFTRKEDLFKCGKCKQAYYCDIDCQRGDWPMHKLECVAMCAYGENWCPSETVRLVARIIVKQRVTTERTPSERLLLLKEFEAHLDKMDSEKDEMNQTDIAALHHFYGKHISNIPDNQALTELFAQVNCNGFTIEDEELSHLGSAVFPDVALMNHSCSPNVIVTYKGTVAEVRAVKEISPREEVFNSYIDLLYPTEDRKERLLDSYFFTCQCTECTTESKDKEKMEIRKMSSGAPEPEEIRAMVRYAKNVIEEFRRAKHYKSPSELLEMCELSQEKMGTIFADTNVYMLHMMYQAMGVCLYMQDWDGAMNYGEKIIHPYSVHYPAYSLNVASMYLKLGRLYLGLEKKTQGVKALKKALAIMEVAHGKDHQYVAEVKRELEEQK